From Luteolibacter yonseiensis, one genomic window encodes:
- a CDS encoding imm11 family protein, translated as MYLEPGALVYAGSVHLSAVGRILEASGEVLPARVERNPEPFHVLNVLATYDCLDMEASKYRMAGTAVAEISDHVFKPDTIGDLSIFKTQVRQNVAIYTVADRGDPENEFYHQYHNAGLTGLAFEKVWSD; from the coding sequence ATGTATCTGGAACCGGGTGCCTTGGTTTATGCCGGCTCCGTTCACCTCAGCGCCGTCGGGAGAATTCTCGAGGCATCCGGCGAGGTCCTCCCGGCGCGGGTGGAGCGGAACCCCGAGCCATTCCATGTATTGAATGTTCTCGCAACCTACGACTGCCTCGACATGGAGGCATCCAAATACCGCATGGCGGGCACGGCGGTTGCCGAGATTTCCGATCATGTGTTCAAACCGGACACCATCGGAGATCTCAGCATTTTCAAAACGCAGGTCAGACAGAATGTCGCGATCTACACCGTCGCCGACAGGGGGGATCCGGAAAATGAATTCTACCATCAGTATCACAACGCCGGCCTGACAGGCCTGGCGTTTGAAAAAGTATGGAGCGACTGA